From the Mangifera indica cultivar Alphonso chromosome 10, CATAS_Mindica_2.1, whole genome shotgun sequence genome, one window contains:
- the LOC123227993 gene encoding armadillo repeat-containing protein 6 isoform X1 — MGPANTGRVISQEAFDEVVKENMEDLGMEPVEALEDAIQTLTLQGVDLSGIVKCVPGECSVKDNPVIQSLERLKQLNSKDRINSEDLNEMGELFDKLIELCGCNNEVSGNVPIATRNGAVELVCAICSKIPAGSKRLLLSCLKMMALFIHADIQSSETFRVNGGPKMVVDILRNGSEDSEILNSCFAIVTASATGNEVVKESFMELKIDELVLEVLSRQRNDRIQNLYYAMRVLLTADDDRVVASQVYGYARRFAKIGIAKALTVSLAEGLASPNVVATSSVMKAIAVNDEICTSIAECGGVDALLRCIDESGEQGNKAVARTSCSLLSKLAGSDSNKSSIIEKGGMERLVKLSARFSDDPSVLQEVMSIITVLSLRSPDNAARAIEAGAGDLAIQVMQKFPKAQQLQRNSCFMIRNLVVRNPENRTLLLNNGIEKLIRQAKENHESCKDAATDALRDLGLDDYNK; from the exons ATGGGTCCCGCCAACACCGGCCGTGTGATCTCGCAGGAAGCGTTCGATGAAGTTGTGAAGGAGAACATGGAGGATCTAGGAATGGAGCCCGTCGAGGCCCTCGAAGACGCCATTCAGACTCTTACTCTTCAAGGCGTTGATCTCTCCG GGATTGTGAAATGCGTTCCAGGAGAGTGTAGTGTTAAAGACAATCCCGTAATACAATCATTAGAGAGATTGAAGCAATTAAATTCCAAGGATCGAATAAACAGTGAAGATTTAAATGAGATGGGGGAGTTGTTTGATAAGCTAATAGAGTTGTGTGGGTGTAACAATGAAGTATCAGGAAATGTTCCAATTGCTACTAGAAATGGTGCAGTGGAGTTGGTTTGTGCCATTTGTTCCAAGATTCCAGCTGGATCAAAACGACTACTCTTATCGTGCTTGAAAATGATGGCATTGTTCATTCATG CAGATATTCAAAGTTCAGAAACATTCCGGGTAAATGGTGGACCAAAAATGGTGGTTGATATCCTAAGAAATGGCAGCGAAGATTCAGAGATTCTGAATAGTTGTTTTGCCATTGTTACTGCATCTGCAACTGGTAATGAGGTGGTCAAAGAATCATTTATGGAATTGAAAATTGATGAGCTTGTCTTGGAAGTATTGAGTAGGCAGAGAAATGacagaattcaaaatttatattatgcaATGCGCGTTCTGTTGACTGCTGATGATGATCGTGTTGTGGCTTCCCAA GTTTATGGTTATGCCCGTAGATTTGCAAAGATTGGAATTGCAAAAGCTCTTACAGTTTCATTAGCTGAAGGGCTTGCCTCACCTAATGTTGTTGCTACTAGCTCTGTGATGAAAGCCATTGCTGTcaat GATGAGATATGCACATCCATTGCAGAATGTGGTGGTGTTGATGCACTTCTCCGATGTATTGATGAGAGTGGCGAACAAGGCAACAAAGCTGTAGCTAGAACTTCTTGTTCTTTGTTATCCAAG TTGGCAGGAAGTGACTCCAATAAGAGTTCAATTATTGAGAAGGGCGGAATGGAGAGGCTCGTCAAACTCTCAGCAAGATTTTCTGATGATCCTTCTGTTCTTCAAGAG GTTATGTCTATTATTACTGTACTGTCCTTGAGATCTCCAGACAATGCAGCCCGTGCCATTGAAGCTGGAGCTGGTGACCTTGCTATTCAAGTCATGCAAAAGTTTCCCAAGGCACAGCAACTGCAAAGAAATTCCTGTTTCATGATCCGCAATCTTGTAGTAAGAAACCCAGAAAACAG AACACTTCTGCTGAATAATGGCATTGAAAAACTTATCAGGCAGGCAAAGGAGAACCATGAAAGCTGTAAGGATGCTGCTACTGATGCATTAAGAGATTTGGGCCTTGATGACTATAACAAATAG
- the LOC123228354 gene encoding la-related protein 6C, whose product MAQAQAVRIEEKTTQDKEGMKSTTNGGTSSGSVPFKFNAQAPEFVPRSQTRMPISGYYYPCFHYLGGTVGASDWIFVGDQEPVYAISNSNVTLPNSSKNVLTDDLKQKIIKEVEYQFSAMSLLANETLSKHMNKDPEGFVPISVLASMKKIKSLVGNNQILTQALWSSSKLVLSDDGKKVRRKHPFTEKEKEELQSCTVVAENLPEDHSHQNLEKIFSVVGRVKSIRICHPPESNSSRSKSDFFVSNKLHALVEYENSDIVEKAVDKLSDERNWRKGLRVRPLIRCSPKSVLKNRKSDFDGILNDEEEAEDTYWPNHPDLVIENNAEEHSIGSKKGWARGRGRGQTHIGRGLLAPSLQSSSAIQSETFVKQTSKGPRMPDGTRGFTMGRGKPSSPQALATSP is encoded by the exons ATGGCTCAAGCACAAGCCGTGAGGATTGAAGAAAAGACTACACAAGACAAAGAAGGGATGAAGAGCACAACAAATGGCGGTACTAGTAGTGGGAGTGTGCCCTTCAAATTCAATGCTCAGGCGCCTGAGTTTGTGCCCAGATCGCAAACCCGGATGCCCATTTCTGGATATTACTATCCTTGTTTTCACTATCTTGGTGGGACTGTTGGTGCTTCTGATTGGATCTTTGTTGGGGATCAAGAACCTGTTTATGCCATTTCAAATTCTAATGTCACGCTCCCCAATTCCTCGAAAAATGTCCTCACTGATGATCTCAAGCAAAAGATCATCAAAGAG GTGGAATACCAGTTCAGTGCCATGAGTCTTCTTGCAAATGAAACTTTATCAAAACACATGAACAAAGATCCAGAAGGTTTTG TGCCCATATCTGTCCTTGCTTCCATGAAGAAGATCAAGTCTCTTgttggtaataaccagatactTACCCAAGCACTGTGGTCCTCTTCAAAGCTT gttCTAAGTGATGATGGAAAGAAGGTGAGGCGTAAACACCCTTTCacggagaaagagaaagaggaatTGCAG TCTTGTACTGTTGTAGCAGAGAACTTACCTGAAGATCACTCTCACCAAAACTTGGAGAAAATATTTAGTGTGGTTGGGAG AGTAAAAAGCATTCGCATTTGTCATCCTCCTGAATCCAATTCTTCGCGCTCTAAAAGCGATTTCTTTGTGAGTAACAAG CTACATGCCCTTGTGGAGTATGAGAATTCTGATATAGTTGAGAAAGCG GTTGATAAGTTAAGTGATGAAAGAAATTGGAGGAAAGGGCTTCGAGTAAGGCCACTGATTAGATGCTCG CCAAAATCTGTTCTAAAGAACAGAAAGTCAGACTTTGATGGCATTTTAAACGATGAGGAAGAGGCTGAAGATACATATTGGCCAAACCACCCAGATTTGGTCATAGAGAACAAT GCTGAAGAACATTCAATAGGATCAAAGAAGGGATGGGCTAGAGGGCGTGGACGTGGACAAACCCACATTGGACGTGGGTTGTTGGCTCCATCTCTTCAATCGAGCAGTGCAATTCAGTCTGAAACATTTGTTAAACAGACTTCTAAGGGTCCTAGAATGCCAGATGGAACTAGGGGTTTTACCATGGGGCGAGGCAAGCCATCAAGTCCACAAGCTCTAGCCACTTCACCTTAA
- the LOC123227995 gene encoding peptidyl-prolyl cis-trans isomerase CYP40-like isoform X1: MMRPRCFLDISIGEELEGRIVVELYNDVVPKTVENFRALCTGERGIGPNTSVPLHFKGVCFHRVIKGFMIQGGDISAGDGTGGESIYGLKFEDENFELKHERKGMLSMANAGPNTNGSQFFITTTRTSHLDGKHVVFGKVIKGMGVVRSIEHVTTGENDCPTVDVIITDCGEIPEGADDGISNFFKDGDIYPDWPADLDKSPNELVWWMDAVDSIKAFGNEQYKKQDYKMALRKYRKALRYLDICWEKEGIDEEKSSSLRKTKSQIFTNSSACKLKMGDLKGALLDTEFAMRDGDNNVKALFRQGQAHMALNDVDAAVESFEKALKLEPNDGGIKKELAAAKKKIHDRREQEKKQYRKMFQ, translated from the exons atgatgagaCCGAGGTGTTTCCTGGACATAAGTATTGGAGAAGAACTCGAGGGAAGAATCGTTGTGGAGCTCTACAACGATGTCGTTCCGAAAACTGTTGAAAACTTCAGGGCTCTGTGTACTGGTGAGAGGGGCATTGGCCCTAACACCTCTGTGCCGCTCCATTTCAAG GGAGTATGTTTTCATCGTGTCATTAAAGGTTTTATGATACAAGGAGGAGATATTTCTGCTGGAGATGGCACTGGTGGAGAATCAATCTATGGATTGAagtttgaagatgaaaattttgaattgaaacatGAGCGAAAAGGAATGTTATCTATGGCTAATGCTGGCCCAAACACAAATGGGTCTCAGTTCTTCATCACAACAACTCGCACTTCTCACTTAGATGGGAAACATGTCGTGTTTGGGAAGGTAATTAAAGGAATGGGAGTTGTTCGATCAATTGAGCATGTTACAACTGGTGAAAATGATTGCCCCACTGTTGATGTTATAATAACTGATTGTGGAGAGATCCCTGAAGGGGCTGATGATGGGATATCTAATTTTTTCAAAGATGGTGACATTTATCCTGATTGGCCTGCTGACCTTGATAAGAGTCCCAATGAGCTTGTTTGGTGGATGGATGCTGTTGATTCTATCAAGGCTTTTGGAAATGAACAATACAAG AAACAAGACTATAAGATGGCTCTCAGAAAGTACCGGAAGGCTTTACGTTATTTGGATATCTGCTGGGAGAAAGAAGGAATTGATGAAG AGAAGAGTTCATCTCTAAGAAAGACAAAGTCACAGATTTTCACAAACAGCtct GCTTGTAAACTGAAAATGGGAGATCTTAAAGGGGCATTATTGGATACAGAGTTTGCAATGCGTGATGGAGATAATAATGTCAAAGCATTGTTTCGTCAAGGTCAG GCGCACATGGCCCTTAATGATGTTGATGCGGCGGTTGAAAGCTTTGAGAAGGCACTAAAATTGGAGCCAAACGATG GTGGAATAAAGAAGGAACTTGCTGCTGCCAAGAAGAAG ATTCATGATAGACGTGAACAGGAGAAAAAGCAATATCGCAAGATGTTTCAATAG
- the LOC123228403 gene encoding peroxidase 10, with amino-acid sequence MGHKLFFCTIPFFFIFSLLSLVSSFPSGQFGQYDNFYAKSCPYLPMIVKNNVQAAIMNDSRMAASLLRLHFHDCFVNGCDASILLDDTDKLEGEKNALPNRNSVRGYEVIDIIKADVEKACPSTVSCVDILALAAREAVVQSGGPFWPVQLGRRDGLTANKAAANSELPSPIEPLKNITAKFIAKGLDIKDVAVLSGAHTIGFAQCFTFKYRLFNYKGSGKPDPALDSSALQNLQSLCSNQDSSNTNVAPLDPLSIYRFDNVYYTNLLQNTGLLESDQALMGDSTTAALVMAYSMNPYLYSSDFAASMVKMGNIGVLTGQDGEIRKVCRSVNN; translated from the exons ATGGGTCATAAACTCTTCTTCTGCACCATTCccttctttttcatcttctctttgcTCTCCCTCGTTTCATCCTTTCCTTCTGGGCAGTTCGGCCAGTACGATAACTTCTATGCTAAATCATGCCCCTATTTGCCAATGattgttaaaaataatgttCAGGCGGCTATCATGAATGACTCCAGGATGGCTGCATCCCTTCTTCGGCTCCACTTCCATGattgttttgtcaat GGTTGTGATGCCTCAATTCTTCTTGATGACACTGATAAattggagggagagaaaaaTGCATTACCAAATCGGAATTCTGTTCGTGGGTATGAAGTCATCGACATTATAAAGGCAGACGTTGAAAAAGCCTGCCCATCAACCGTTTCATGTGTTGATATTTTGGCTCTTGCAGCTAGGGAGGCTGTTGTTCAG TCTGGAGGACCCTTCTGGCCGGTTCAATTAGGCCGACGAGATGGATTAACTGCAAACAAAGCAGCAGCCAATTCAGAACTGCCATCCCCCATTGAGCCTCTGAAAAACATCACTGCCAAATTCATTGCAAAGGGCCTTGACATAAAGGATGTTGCAGTCCTCTCAG GAGCCCATACCATAGGCTTTGCTCAATGCTTCACCTTCAAGTATAGACTGTTTAACTACAAAGGCTCAGGCAAGCCTGATCCTGCACTTGATTCCTCTGCACTTCAAAATTTACAAAGCTTGTGTTCGAATCAGGATTCATCAAACACCAATGTTGCTCCTCTCGACCCCTTGAGTATTTACAGATTCGACAATGTGTATTACACAAACCTTTTGCAAAACACAGGGCTTCTTGAATCTGATCAAGCATTAATGGGGGACTCAACAACTGCTGCATTGGTTATGGCCTATAGTATGAACCCTTATCTTTACTCCAGTGATTTTGCTGCATCAATGGTGAAGATGGGAAACATTGGTGTACTCACAGGGCAAGATGGGGAGATCAGGAAGGTTTGTAGGTCTGTCAATAACTGA
- the LOC123227995 gene encoding peptidyl-prolyl cis-trans isomerase CYP40-like isoform X2 — protein sequence MMRPRCFLDISIGEELEGRIVVELYNDVVPKTVENFRALCTGERGIGPNTSVPLHFKGVCFHRVIKGFMIQGGDISAGDGTGGESIYGLKFEDENFELKHERKGMLSMANAGPNTNGSQFFITTTRTSHLDGKHVVFGKVIKGMGVVRSIEHVTTGENDCPTVDVIITDCGEIPEGADDGISNFFKDGDIYPDWPADLDKSPNELVWWMDAVDSIKAFGNEQYKVMSAIMDLSRIDLFETRL from the exons atgatgagaCCGAGGTGTTTCCTGGACATAAGTATTGGAGAAGAACTCGAGGGAAGAATCGTTGTGGAGCTCTACAACGATGTCGTTCCGAAAACTGTTGAAAACTTCAGGGCTCTGTGTACTGGTGAGAGGGGCATTGGCCCTAACACCTCTGTGCCGCTCCATTTCAAG GGAGTATGTTTTCATCGTGTCATTAAAGGTTTTATGATACAAGGAGGAGATATTTCTGCTGGAGATGGCACTGGTGGAGAATCAATCTATGGATTGAagtttgaagatgaaaattttgaattgaaacatGAGCGAAAAGGAATGTTATCTATGGCTAATGCTGGCCCAAACACAAATGGGTCTCAGTTCTTCATCACAACAACTCGCACTTCTCACTTAGATGGGAAACATGTCGTGTTTGGGAAGGTAATTAAAGGAATGGGAGTTGTTCGATCAATTGAGCATGTTACAACTGGTGAAAATGATTGCCCCACTGTTGATGTTATAATAACTGATTGTGGAGAGATCCCTGAAGGGGCTGATGATGGGATATCTAATTTTTTCAAAGATGGTGACATTTATCCTGATTGGCCTGCTGACCTTGATAAGAGTCCCAATGAGCTTGTTTGGTGGATGGATGCTGTTGATTCTATCAAGGCTTTTGGAAATGAACAATACAAGGTAATGAGTGCCATTATGGATCTATCTCGCATCGATTTATTTG AAACAAGACTATAA
- the LOC123227993 gene encoding armadillo repeat-containing protein 6 isoform X2: MGPANTGRVISQEAFDEVVKENMEDLGMEPVEALEDAIQTLTLQGVDLSGIVKCVPGECSVKDNPVIQSLERLKQLNSKDRINSEDLNEMGELFDKLIELCGCNNEVSGNVPIATRNGAVELVCAICSKIPAGSKRLLLSCLKMMALFIHDIQSSETFRVNGGPKMVVDILRNGSEDSEILNSCFAIVTASATGNEVVKESFMELKIDELVLEVLSRQRNDRIQNLYYAMRVLLTADDDRVVASQVYGYARRFAKIGIAKALTVSLAEGLASPNVVATSSVMKAIAVNDEICTSIAECGGVDALLRCIDESGEQGNKAVARTSCSLLSKLAGSDSNKSSIIEKGGMERLVKLSARFSDDPSVLQEVMSIITVLSLRSPDNAARAIEAGAGDLAIQVMQKFPKAQQLQRNSCFMIRNLVVRNPENRTLLLNNGIEKLIRQAKENHESCKDAATDALRDLGLDDYNK; the protein is encoded by the exons ATGGGTCCCGCCAACACCGGCCGTGTGATCTCGCAGGAAGCGTTCGATGAAGTTGTGAAGGAGAACATGGAGGATCTAGGAATGGAGCCCGTCGAGGCCCTCGAAGACGCCATTCAGACTCTTACTCTTCAAGGCGTTGATCTCTCCG GGATTGTGAAATGCGTTCCAGGAGAGTGTAGTGTTAAAGACAATCCCGTAATACAATCATTAGAGAGATTGAAGCAATTAAATTCCAAGGATCGAATAAACAGTGAAGATTTAAATGAGATGGGGGAGTTGTTTGATAAGCTAATAGAGTTGTGTGGGTGTAACAATGAAGTATCAGGAAATGTTCCAATTGCTACTAGAAATGGTGCAGTGGAGTTGGTTTGTGCCATTTGTTCCAAGATTCCAGCTGGATCAAAACGACTACTCTTATCGTGCTTGAAAATGATGGCATTGTTCATTCATG ATATTCAAAGTTCAGAAACATTCCGGGTAAATGGTGGACCAAAAATGGTGGTTGATATCCTAAGAAATGGCAGCGAAGATTCAGAGATTCTGAATAGTTGTTTTGCCATTGTTACTGCATCTGCAACTGGTAATGAGGTGGTCAAAGAATCATTTATGGAATTGAAAATTGATGAGCTTGTCTTGGAAGTATTGAGTAGGCAGAGAAATGacagaattcaaaatttatattatgcaATGCGCGTTCTGTTGACTGCTGATGATGATCGTGTTGTGGCTTCCCAA GTTTATGGTTATGCCCGTAGATTTGCAAAGATTGGAATTGCAAAAGCTCTTACAGTTTCATTAGCTGAAGGGCTTGCCTCACCTAATGTTGTTGCTACTAGCTCTGTGATGAAAGCCATTGCTGTcaat GATGAGATATGCACATCCATTGCAGAATGTGGTGGTGTTGATGCACTTCTCCGATGTATTGATGAGAGTGGCGAACAAGGCAACAAAGCTGTAGCTAGAACTTCTTGTTCTTTGTTATCCAAG TTGGCAGGAAGTGACTCCAATAAGAGTTCAATTATTGAGAAGGGCGGAATGGAGAGGCTCGTCAAACTCTCAGCAAGATTTTCTGATGATCCTTCTGTTCTTCAAGAG GTTATGTCTATTATTACTGTACTGTCCTTGAGATCTCCAGACAATGCAGCCCGTGCCATTGAAGCTGGAGCTGGTGACCTTGCTATTCAAGTCATGCAAAAGTTTCCCAAGGCACAGCAACTGCAAAGAAATTCCTGTTTCATGATCCGCAATCTTGTAGTAAGAAACCCAGAAAACAG AACACTTCTGCTGAATAATGGCATTGAAAAACTTATCAGGCAGGCAAAGGAGAACCATGAAAGCTGTAAGGATGCTGCTACTGATGCATTAAGAGATTTGGGCCTTGATGACTATAACAAATAG
- the LOC123227797 gene encoding uncharacterized protein LOC123227797, with protein MSTPPLLDQQPPPMVVTQQEYTTHSGHGSFGPVIAVLAVITILGVIAGMIGRLCSGRRVMGRREYDFESWVERKCSSCLDGNIDPHPTRPEIPVAEPVAQEAPPQEIKEEEEEEEQKSHGAQPK; from the coding sequence ATGTCTACGCCGCCGCTGCTGGATCAACAGCCACCGCCTATGGTGGTGACGCAGCAAGAGTACACAACCCATTCGGGTCACGGGTCGTTCGGGCCTGTTATTGCTGTGCTTGCAGTGATAACGATTCTGGGAGTGATAGCTGGCATGATAGGGAGGCTGTGTTCGGGTCGTCGGGTCATGGGTCGTAGAGAGTACGATTTTGAAAGTTGGGTTGAAAGGAAATGCTCTTCTTGTCTTGATGGTAACATCGACCCGCATCCTACTCGACCTGAAATCCCTGTGGCGGAGCCGGTGGCACAAGAGGCACCACCTCAAGAgataaaggaagaagaagaagaagaagaacagaaGTCTCATGGAGCACAGCCAAAGTAA